A DNA window from Aphelocoma coerulescens isolate FSJ_1873_10779 unplaced genomic scaffold, UR_Acoe_1.0 HiC_scaffold_46, whole genome shotgun sequence contains the following coding sequences:
- the LOC138101770 gene encoding olfactory receptor 14J1-like: MCYDRYVSICKALHYGTLLGSRACAHMAAAAWASAFLYALMHTANTFSLPLCQGNALGHFFCEVPQILKLSCSYYKLRELGLIAVSACLLFGCFVFIVFSYVQIFRAVLRIPSEQGRHKAFSTCLPHLAVLSLFLSTSAFAHLKPPSISSPSLDVAVSVLYSVVPPALNPLIYSLRNQELKETLRKLSGLL; encoded by the coding sequence atgtgctacgaccgctacgtgtccatctgcaaagccctgcactacgggaccctcctgggcagcagagcttgtgcccacatggcagcagctgcctgggccagtgcctttctctacgctctcatgcacacggccaatacattttccctgcccctgtgccagggcaatgccctGGGCCACTTCTTCTGTGAAGTGCCCCagatcctcaagctctcctgctcataCTACAAgctcagggaacttgggctcatcgctgtcagtgcctgtttgctctttggctgttttgtgttcattgttttctcctatgtgcagatcttcagggccgtgctgaggatcccctctgagcagggccggcacaaagccttttccacgtgcctccctcacctggctgtgctctctctgttcctcagcacttcAGCATTTGCccacctgaagcccccctccatctcgtccccatccctggatgtggcagtgtcagttctgtactcggtggtgcctccagccctgaaccccctcatctacagcctgaggaaccaggagctgaAGGAAACCCTGAGAAAACTCTCTGGACTTCTTTGA